In the Pseudomonas sp. TH06 genome, one interval contains:
- a CDS encoding DMT family transporter — translation MSPVDIFRMLSLAAIWGASFLFMRIIAPVIGTIPTAFFRVSIAAVGLLVILGLMRISWDFKGKLKTVMLLGVINSGIPATLYSVAAQVLPAGYSAIFNATTPLMGVLIGGLFFSEKLTVAKLTGVFLGLFGVGVLTRAGPVAFDLELLMGALACLLATTCYGFAGFLTRRWLDQSGGLDSRLSAVGSMLGASLFLLPLFIYSVITAPPASWGGWNVWLSLLGLGLGCTAFAYIIYFRLLSSIGPVKSMTVTFMIPAFGVLWGALLLDEPLSMAHLYGGVLIALALWLVLKPAVVKPTQVVKL, via the coding sequence GTGAGCCCAGTCGATATTTTCCGTATGTTGTCGCTGGCGGCCATCTGGGGCGCGAGTTTTCTGTTCATGCGCATTATTGCGCCGGTGATCGGCACGATTCCGACGGCGTTTTTCCGCGTGTCGATCGCTGCCGTCGGCCTGCTGGTGATCCTCGGACTGATGCGCATCAGCTGGGATTTCAAAGGCAAACTGAAAACCGTGATGTTGCTCGGGGTGATCAACTCGGGGATTCCGGCGACGCTGTATTCGGTGGCTGCCCAAGTGCTGCCGGCGGGTTACTCGGCGATCTTCAACGCCACCACGCCGTTGATGGGCGTGTTGATCGGCGGCTTGTTCTTCAGTGAAAAACTCACCGTCGCGAAATTGACCGGCGTGTTCCTCGGCCTGTTCGGAGTCGGCGTACTCACGCGCGCAGGCCCGGTGGCTTTCGATCTGGAGTTGCTGATGGGCGCCCTCGCCTGCCTGCTCGCCACCACATGCTATGGCTTCGCCGGCTTCCTCACCCGGCGCTGGCTGGATCAAAGTGGTGGGCTCGACAGCCGACTCTCGGCGGTCGGCAGCATGCTCGGTGCTTCGCTGTTTCTCCTGCCGTTGTTCATCTACAGCGTGATCACTGCGCCACCAGCAAGCTGGGGCGGCTGGAATGTCTGGCTGTCGTTGCTGGGCCTGGGGTTGGGCTGCACCGCGTTTGCCTACATCATTTACTTCCGCCTGCTCAGCTCCATCGGCCCGGTGAAGTCGATGACCGTGACCTTCATGATCCCGGCGTTCGGCGTATTGTGGGGGGCGTTGTTGCTGGATGAGCCGCTGTCGATGGCGCATCTGTATGGCGGCGTGTTGATTGCGCTGGCGCTGTGGCTGGTGTTGAAACCGGCGGTGGTCAAACCCACACAGGTAGTAAAACTGTAG
- a CDS encoding DMT family transporter, with protein MFVLSKKTALAAASTSLFVLLWSSGAIFSKWGLAHASPFAFLLIRFVIALCGLVLLAPLLKLKLPKGGRPMLFAIATGVVLLGAYQIFYLLALNTKVTPGVMATIMGVQPILTVVLMERQRSASRMFGLALGLAGLIMVVYQGIGLAGMSWAGMLFGLLALASMTLGSIMQKRITDNPLGTLPVQYLAGLLLCGIFVPFQPFHFEHSAGFIVPVLWMGLVVSVLATLLLYRLIARGNLVNVTSLFYLVPAVTAVMDYLIFGNRLAALSVLGMLLIIVGLAFVFRKSK; from the coding sequence ATGTTTGTCCTTTCGAAAAAAACCGCGCTCGCGGCGGCGTCCACGAGCCTGTTCGTTCTGCTGTGGAGCAGCGGGGCGATCTTCTCCAAATGGGGCTTGGCGCACGCGTCGCCCTTTGCCTTTCTGCTGATCCGTTTTGTCATTGCCCTCTGCGGGCTGGTGCTGCTGGCGCCGCTGCTCAAGCTGAAGCTGCCCAAGGGCGGTAGACCGATGCTGTTTGCGATCGCCACGGGTGTGGTGTTGTTGGGCGCTTATCAGATTTTTTATCTGCTGGCGCTGAACACCAAAGTCACGCCGGGGGTGATGGCGACCATCATGGGCGTGCAGCCGATTCTCACGGTGGTATTGATGGAGCGGCAGCGTTCGGCGAGCCGTATGTTTGGTCTGGCGTTGGGATTGGCCGGGCTGATCATGGTGGTCTACCAGGGCATCGGTCTGGCCGGGATGTCCTGGGCGGGGATGTTGTTTGGCTTGCTGGCACTGGCGAGCATGACGCTGGGGTCGATCATGCAGAAACGCATTACCGACAATCCCCTCGGAACGTTGCCGGTGCAGTATCTGGCGGGTCTGTTGCTCTGCGGGATTTTCGTGCCGTTCCAGCCGTTTCACTTCGAACACAGCGCCGGCTTCATCGTGCCGGTGTTGTGGATGGGGCTGGTGGTGTCGGTGCTCGCGACGCTGTTGCTGTATCGCCTGATCGCACGGGGCAATCTGGTGAATGTGACCAGTCTGTTCTATCTGGTGCCGGCGGTGACGGCGGTGATGGACTACCTGATTTTCGGCAATCGCCTGGCCGCGTTGAGCGTGCTCGGGATGCTGTTGATCATCGTTGGTCTGGCGTTCGTTTTCCGTAAGTCGAAATAA
- a CDS encoding aspartyl/asparaginyl beta-hydroxylase domain-containing protein, which yields MTFSLAAKVLVLLLFVGSILYVHLRGKARLPVLRQFVNHSALFAPYNALMYLFSGVPSKPYLDRSKFPELDVLRDNWETIRDEAMHLFDEGYIRAAEKNNDAGFGSFFKKGWKRFYLKWYDKPLPSAEALCPKTVALVSAIPNVKGAMFALLPGGSHLNPHRDPFAGSLRYHLGLSTPNSDDCRIFVDGQVYAWRDGEDVMFDETYVHWVKNETDKTRVILFCDIERPLSNRVMTRVNRFISGWLGRATAPQNLDDERVGGINQAYAWSKNFSDKFSGVVKQWKRRNPKAYRVLRPVLAVVVLTLLGYWLFG from the coding sequence ATGACCTTTTCGTTAGCCGCCAAAGTGTTGGTGTTGCTGCTGTTTGTGGGCAGCATCCTTTACGTGCATTTGCGCGGCAAGGCGCGCCTGCCGGTGCTGCGCCAGTTCGTCAACCACTCGGCGCTGTTCGCTCCGTACAACGCCCTGATGTACCTGTTCTCCGGCGTGCCGTCCAAACCCTATCTGGACCGCAGCAAATTCCCTGAACTGGATGTGCTGCGCGATAACTGGGAAACCATTCGCGACGAAGCCATGCACCTGTTCGACGAGGGTTACATCCGTGCGGCGGAGAAGAACAACGACGCCGGTTTTGGCTCGTTCTTCAAGAAGGGCTGGAAGCGTTTCTACCTCAAGTGGTACGACAAACCGTTGCCATCGGCAGAAGCCCTGTGCCCGAAAACCGTGGCGCTGGTCAGTGCCATTCCGAACGTCAAAGGCGCCATGTTTGCGCTGTTGCCGGGCGGTAGTCACCTCAACCCGCATCGCGATCCGTTTGCCGGTTCCCTGCGCTACCACCTCGGTTTGTCGACTCCGAACTCCGACGATTGCCGCATTTTCGTCGATGGCCAGGTTTACGCCTGGCGCGATGGCGAGGATGTGATGTTCGACGAGACCTATGTGCATTGGGTCAAGAACGAAACTGACAAGACCCGCGTCATCCTGTTCTGCGACATCGAGCGACCGCTGAGCAACCGCGTCATGACCCGCGTCAACCGCTTCATCAGTGGCTGGCTCGGTCGCGCAACCGCACCGCAGAACCTCGACGACGAACGTGTCGGCGGTATCAACCAGGCCTACGCCTGGAGCAAGAACTTCAGTGACAAGTTCAGCGGCGTGGTCAAACAGTGGAAGCGCCGTAACCCCAAGGCCTATCGTGTCCTGCGACCGGTGCTGGCAGTGGTGGTGTTAACGTTGTTGGGGTATTGGCTGTTTGGTTGA
- the cysK gene encoding cysteine synthase A, whose protein sequence is MSRIFADNAHSIGNTPLVQINRIAPRGVTILAKIEGRNPGYSVKCRIGANMIWDAESSGKLKPGMTIVEPTSGNTGIGLAFVAAARGYKLMLTMPASMSIERRKVLKALGAELVLTEPTKGMKGAIEKAAEIVASDADKYFMPAQFDNPANPAIHEKTTGPEIWNDTGGAVDVLVAGVGTGGTITGVSRYIKNTQGKPILSVAVEPVLSPVITQTLAGEEAKPLAPHKIQGIGAGFVPKNLDLTMVDRVEQVTDEESKAMALRLMQEEGILCGISCGAAMAVAVRLAETPEMQGKTIVVILPDSGERYLSSMLFSDLFTEQENQQ, encoded by the coding sequence ATGAGCCGTATTTTTGCTGACAACGCCCATTCCATCGGTAATACGCCGCTGGTGCAGATCAACCGCATCGCGCCACGTGGCGTGACCATCCTGGCCAAGATCGAGGGGCGCAACCCCGGATATTCGGTGAAATGCCGGATCGGCGCCAACATGATCTGGGACGCCGAAAGCAGCGGCAAACTCAAGCCAGGCATGACCATCGTCGAGCCAACGTCGGGCAACACCGGCATCGGTCTGGCTTTCGTCGCCGCCGCCCGTGGCTACAAACTGATGTTAACCATGCCGGCTTCGATGAGCATCGAGCGCCGCAAAGTCCTCAAAGCATTGGGGGCCGAACTGGTGCTGACCGAGCCGACCAAAGGCATGAAAGGAGCAATCGAGAAAGCTGCCGAGATTGTCGCCAGCGATGCCGACAAGTACTTCATGCCGGCGCAGTTCGACAATCCGGCCAACCCGGCCATCCACGAAAAAACCACCGGCCCGGAAATCTGGAACGACACCGGTGGCGCAGTCGATGTGCTGGTGGCGGGCGTCGGCACTGGCGGAACGATTACCGGTGTTTCGCGGTATATAAAGAATACCCAGGGCAAACCGATTCTCTCGGTGGCGGTTGAGCCGGTGTTGTCGCCGGTGATCACACAGACGCTGGCGGGGGAAGAGGCGAAACCTCTGGCACCACACAAGATTCAAGGCATCGGCGCCGGTTTCGTACCGAAGAATCTGGACCTGACCATGGTCGACCGGGTCGAGCAGGTTACCGACGAAGAGTCGAAGGCGATGGCCCTGCGTCTGATGCAGGAAGAGGGGATCTTGTGCGGCATTTCCTGCGGTGCAGCGATGGCGGTTGCCGTGCGCCTGGCAGAAACCCCGGAAATGCAGGGCAAGACCATTGTCGTGATCTTGCCGGACTCCGGAGAGCGTTATCTGTCGAGCATGTTGTTCAGCGACCTGTTCACCGAACAGGAAAACCAGCAGTAA